The Acidimicrobiales bacterium genome contains a region encoding:
- a CDS encoding BMP family ABC transporter substrate-binding protein — MSLLAVLGLVLAACSTEDDPEGVDTEQGSEDGGGGEEAAATCQGQTGDEPSAEAVGGGSGDGSGLRVGMVLDIGGVDDDSFNEAANTGLEQAEEDLGVEVQLLEPNEDGSNRGELLRSLAEDGYDLVIGVGFLFTDSMTPLAAEFPEVHFAIVDSVIEAENVSSLVFAAEQGSFLVGAAAALTSETGQIGFIGGQNGELIQTFQAGFEAGVAHVDPEAEVQVTYISEPPDDTGFRDPASAKSIADGMYADGVDVIYHAAGGSGVGLFQSATAEDRLAIGVDSDQYQQVSEETQPCILTSMLKRVDQAVYSTIESLVAGDLAGGIQSFDLESGGIDYALDGGQLDAIQDQLDGLKQDIIDGTIEVPTTPGS, encoded by the coding sequence TTGTCCCTCCTCGCGGTGCTCGGCCTGGTGCTGGCCGCCTGCAGCACCGAGGACGACCCCGAGGGGGTCGACACCGAGCAGGGGTCCGAGGACGGAGGCGGAGGTGAGGAGGCCGCTGCCACCTGCCAGGGCCAGACCGGCGACGAGCCCTCGGCCGAGGCCGTGGGCGGCGGCTCGGGCGACGGGTCCGGCCTGCGGGTCGGCATGGTGCTCGACATCGGCGGCGTCGACGACGACTCCTTCAACGAGGCCGCCAACACCGGCCTGGAGCAGGCCGAGGAGGACCTCGGCGTCGAGGTCCAGCTGCTGGAGCCCAACGAGGACGGCTCCAACCGGGGCGAGCTGCTCCGCTCCCTGGCCGAGGACGGCTACGACCTGGTCATCGGCGTGGGCTTCCTCTTCACCGACAGCATGACCCCGCTGGCCGCCGAGTTCCCCGAGGTGCACTTCGCCATCGTCGACTCGGTGATCGAGGCCGAGAACGTGTCGTCGCTGGTGTTCGCGGCCGAGCAGGGCTCGTTCCTGGTCGGGGCGGCCGCCGCCCTCACCAGCGAGACCGGGCAGATCGGCTTCATCGGGGGGCAGAACGGCGAGCTGATCCAGACCTTCCAGGCCGGGTTCGAGGCCGGCGTGGCCCACGTCGACCCCGAGGCCGAGGTGCAGGTGACCTACATCTCCGAGCCGCCCGACGACACCGGCTTCCGCGACCCCGCCTCGGCCAAGTCCATCGCCGATGGCATGTACGCCGACGGCGTCGACGTGATCTACCACGCCGCCGGCGGCTCCGGCGTCGGCCTGTTCCAATCGGCCACGGCCGAGGACCGGCTGGCCATCGGGGTGGACTCCGACCAGTACCAGCAGGTGTCCGAGGAGACCCAGCCCTGCATCCTCACCTCGATGCTCAAGCGGGTCGACCAGGCCGTCTACAGCACCATCGAGTCGCTGGTGGCCGGCGACCTGGCCGGCGGGATCCAGAGCTTCGACCTGGAGAGCGGGGGCATCGACTACGCCCTCGACGGCGGCCAGCTCGACGCCATCCAGGACCAGCTCGACGGCCTGAAGCAGGACATCATCGACGGGACGATCGAGGTGCCGACCACCCCCGGGTCGTGA